The following coding sequences lie in one Rutidosis leptorrhynchoides isolate AG116_Rl617_1_P2 chromosome 6, CSIRO_AGI_Rlap_v1, whole genome shotgun sequence genomic window:
- the LOC139855859 gene encoding uncharacterized protein isoform X2 — protein MTAAVFVSFKVHIRVQDANGTANFVMFDTPVMKLIKKRASEIHDKQQKDGNDDFPDEFSHLVDKNVLFKVEVSSFNTDFDYDVYTVNKVCTDPTTISDFINLIPENHNGDQEIERNPIINIDDSQAEDLENKTQSSPSLKRVSEIEENDGVGDSSCTKKKKFVEVKIEKP, from the exons ATGACTGCTGCTGTCTTTGTAAG CTTTAAAGTTCACATTAGAGTTCAGGACGCTAATGGTACTGCAAATTTTGTGATGTTTGATACTCCTGTGATGAAATTAATCAAAAAACGAGCATCTGAGATACATGACAAACAACAAAAG GATGGGAATGACGACTTTCCTGATGAGTTTTCTCATTTGGTGGACAAAAATGTTTTGTTCAAGGTGGAAGTTTCCAGTTTTAATACCGATTTTGATTATGACGTTTATACAGTCAACAAAGTTTGCACGGATCCTACCACCATCTCTGATTTCATTAACTTGATTCCTGAAAACCAC AATGGTGACCAAGAAATCGAAAGAAACCCTATCATAAACATTGATGATTCTCAAGCTGAAGATCTTGAAAATAAG ACTCAATCCAGTCCATCTTTAAAGCGTGTGAGTGAAATTGAGGAGAATGATGGTGTTGGTGACAGTTCATGTACTAAGAAGAAGAAGTTCGTTGAAGTGAAGATTGAGAAGCCTTGA
- the LOC139855859 gene encoding uncharacterized protein isoform X1: MTAAVFVSFKVHIRVQDANGTANFVMFDTPVMKLIKKRASEIHDKQQKDGNDDFPDEFSHLVDKNVLFKVEVSSFNTDFDYDVYTVNKVCTDPTTISDFINLIPENHNGDQEIERNPIINIDDSQAEDLENKGSLSYTGDSSTGLDVDSQTQSSPSLKRVSEIEENDGVGDSSCTKKKKFVEVKIEKP; this comes from the exons ATGACTGCTGCTGTCTTTGTAAG CTTTAAAGTTCACATTAGAGTTCAGGACGCTAATGGTACTGCAAATTTTGTGATGTTTGATACTCCTGTGATGAAATTAATCAAAAAACGAGCATCTGAGATACATGACAAACAACAAAAG GATGGGAATGACGACTTTCCTGATGAGTTTTCTCATTTGGTGGACAAAAATGTTTTGTTCAAGGTGGAAGTTTCCAGTTTTAATACCGATTTTGATTATGACGTTTATACAGTCAACAAAGTTTGCACGGATCCTACCACCATCTCTGATTTCATTAACTTGATTCCTGAAAACCAC AATGGTGACCAAGAAATCGAAAGAAACCCTATCATAAACATTGATGATTCTCAAGCTGAAGATCTTGAAAATAAG GGTTCTCTGTCCTATACTGGCGATTCATCAACCGGACTGGATGTTGATTCTCAGACTCAATCCAGTCCATCTTTAAAGCGTGTGAGTGAAATTGAGGAGAATGATGGTGTTGGTGACAGTTCATGTACTAAGAAGAAGAAGTTCGTTGAAGTGAAGATTGAGAAGCCTTGA